The following are encoded in a window of Streptomyces sp. SAT1 genomic DNA:
- a CDS encoding helix-turn-helix domain-containing protein — protein MPSPVRTPEVGEPLDPLPKEFAAFMRPELPGLMKEIRIEVTRAYPVYGRLLNGPNADAIRQGVEQALSAFVDRVAEPGKNSALRDELLRKFGRVEAYEGRELDTLQGAYRLGARIALRRAKAVGRQYNLSPTVILAFADALFAYVEELEAVSREGYVEVQSRASSEVSALRRQLLHLILAAPPLPQSTVSGLCEAAAWTLPTHVTLVALRSPAPDHVEAGLAGDVLADLDIPQPHLLVPGELTAERLAMLDSALGGTHAVAGLTVPLTQAADSIRWARRVLQLIDEGVVADAPLVRCEDHLVTLWLLSDPPLVSHLAARELAPLDGLPASRRDRLVETLRVHVSTRAPAEQVGEILGVHAQTVRYRLRNLDARLGDRLADPGHRFALEAALRSLHLRDGAKE, from the coding sequence ATGCCTTCACCCGTACGGACACCGGAGGTCGGTGAACCGCTCGACCCCCTGCCCAAGGAGTTCGCGGCCTTCATGCGTCCGGAATTACCCGGACTCATGAAGGAGATACGCATCGAGGTCACCCGCGCCTACCCGGTCTACGGCCGGCTGCTCAACGGCCCCAACGCGGACGCCATCCGCCAGGGCGTCGAACAGGCCCTGTCCGCGTTCGTGGACCGGGTCGCCGAGCCCGGCAAGAACTCCGCCCTGCGCGACGAGCTGCTGCGCAAGTTCGGGCGCGTCGAGGCGTACGAGGGCCGCGAACTGGACACGCTCCAGGGGGCGTACCGGCTCGGCGCCCGGATCGCGCTGCGCCGGGCCAAGGCCGTGGGCCGCCAGTACAACCTGTCGCCCACGGTCATCCTGGCCTTCGCCGACGCCCTGTTCGCCTACGTGGAGGAGCTGGAGGCGGTCTCCCGCGAGGGCTACGTCGAGGTGCAGTCGCGGGCCTCCTCCGAGGTCTCCGCGCTGCGCAGACAGCTGCTGCACCTGATCCTGGCCGCTCCGCCGCTGCCCCAGTCGACCGTGTCCGGGCTGTGCGAGGCCGCCGCCTGGACGCTGCCCACCCATGTCACCCTGGTCGCCCTGCGCTCCCCCGCGCCCGACCATGTGGAGGCGGGCCTCGCCGGGGACGTCCTCGCCGATCTGGACATCCCCCAGCCGCATCTGCTCGTCCCGGGCGAACTGACCGCCGAGCGCCTGGCGATGCTCGACTCGGCGCTCGGCGGCACACACGCCGTGGCGGGCCTGACCGTGCCGCTCACCCAGGCCGCCGACTCCATCCGCTGGGCGCGGCGGGTGCTCCAGCTGATCGACGAGGGCGTCGTCGCCGACGCTCCGCTGGTCCGCTGCGAGGACCATCTGGTGACCCTGTGGCTGCTGTCCGACCCGCCGCTGGTCTCCCACCTGGCGGCCAGGGAACTCGCCCCGCTGGACGGGCTGCCCGCCAGCCGCCGCGACCGGCTCGTGGAGACGCTGCGCGTGCACGTCTCCACCCGGGCGCCGGCGGAACAGGTCGGCGAGATCCTCGGCGTGCACGCCCAGACCGTCCGCTACCGGCTGCGGAACCTGGACGCCCGCCTCGGCGACCGCCTCGCCGACCCCGGCCACCGCTTCGCCCTGGAAGCCGCCCTGCGCTCCCTGCACCTGCGCGACGGCGCCAAGGAGTGA
- a CDS encoding DUF6801 domain-containing protein — protein sequence MTGPRAAERWTRRVRVRGATTAAFVVLAAMVPAAVAAAGTQQVDTALPYVCAFPSGHQQPATVRVTAAFPDRAAPRRTIRPTDVTTTVELPAAAVAELGAPESAEVRAATRLSVGVTQNTASAQATWRGTAEPAAVPGSGPLTLTATGDVPSMTAQSAGDLTLTAQGLDIDLAVSPADATATAPPPVTLRCTLGEDAPGKGLLATVPVDGPTADHSGAPSGSPGGPSAGPSGSGAPSAPSSAAGRSAAPDGNPQSDRAPKLTGSLSDATTGGTNAPPCRFDAGHPADEMSLNSYITGYANVRKQKGASLIPVSCALIEQGQPDFQFPEDGGPAVITQHSDGQLHYQGKQQTAPFKATFLTFDFAPATATMVLEETGPLSIDSRGEMDMTTFYTTMDTYIRVPLVLRVTSLTVNGTPLDVGSSCRTRTSLSSADPDPAKHPGDHLVLHGRGEYALGEPATGYILLSGGPLTGETTIPAFTGCGAGGEDLDGLLTASVSGPGNYIKQIQGQTCGQANPVEGQCTKDLEPAQIPVPER from the coding sequence ATGACAGGCCCCCGTGCAGCCGAGCGGTGGACCCGGCGGGTCCGGGTCCGGGGCGCGACGACCGCCGCGTTCGTCGTGCTCGCCGCCATGGTCCCCGCCGCCGTCGCCGCGGCCGGGACCCAGCAGGTGGACACGGCACTGCCCTATGTGTGCGCCTTCCCGTCCGGGCACCAGCAGCCGGCGACGGTACGGGTCACGGCGGCGTTCCCGGACCGGGCGGCACCGCGCCGGACGATCCGGCCCACGGATGTCACCACCACGGTGGAGCTGCCGGCCGCCGCCGTGGCGGAACTGGGCGCTCCCGAGAGCGCCGAGGTGCGGGCCGCGACCCGGCTGAGCGTCGGCGTCACGCAGAACACCGCCTCGGCGCAGGCGACCTGGCGCGGCACCGCGGAGCCCGCCGCCGTGCCCGGCTCCGGGCCGCTCACACTGACCGCCACCGGCGACGTGCCCTCGATGACCGCGCAGAGCGCCGGCGATCTGACGCTGACGGCCCAGGGTCTCGACATCGACCTGGCGGTGTCCCCGGCGGACGCCACGGCCACCGCCCCGCCCCCGGTCACCCTGCGGTGCACCCTGGGCGAGGACGCGCCCGGCAAGGGCCTGCTGGCCACCGTGCCGGTGGACGGTCCGACGGCGGATCACTCCGGTGCGCCCTCCGGCTCCCCCGGCGGGCCGTCCGCCGGGCCCTCCGGCTCCGGTGCCCCGTCGGCGCCGTCCTCGGCCGCCGGGCGCTCCGCCGCGCCGGACGGCAACCCGCAGAGCGACCGGGCCCCGAAGCTCACCGGCAGCCTCTCCGATGCCACCACCGGCGGCACGAACGCCCCGCCGTGCCGCTTCGACGCCGGGCACCCCGCGGACGAGATGTCGCTGAACAGCTACATCACCGGCTACGCCAACGTACGCAAGCAGAAGGGCGCGTCGCTGATCCCGGTGTCCTGCGCGCTGATCGAGCAGGGCCAGCCGGACTTCCAGTTCCCCGAGGACGGCGGCCCGGCGGTCATCACCCAGCACTCCGACGGTCAGCTCCACTACCAGGGCAAGCAGCAGACCGCGCCGTTCAAGGCCACCTTCCTGACCTTCGACTTCGCTCCGGCCACGGCCACCATGGTGCTGGAGGAGACGGGTCCGCTGTCCATCGACTCCCGCGGCGAGATGGACATGACGACCTTCTACACCACGATGGACACCTACATCCGGGTCCCGCTGGTGCTCAGGGTCACCTCCCTGACCGTCAACGGCACTCCCCTCGACGTCGGTTCGTCCTGCCGGACCCGCACCTCGCTCAGCTCGGCCGACCCGGACCCGGCCAAGCACCCCGGCGACCACCTGGTGCTGCACGGCAGGGGCGAATACGCGCTGGGCGAGCCGGCGACCGGCTACATCCTGCTCTCGGGCGGCCCGCTGACCGGCGAGACGACGATCCCCGCGTTCACCGGCTGCGGCGCGGGCGGCGAGGACCTCGACGGCCTGCTGACGGCCTCGGTCTCCGGGCCGGGCAACTACATCAAACAGATCCAGGGCCAGACCTGCGGCCAGGCCAATCCGGTCGAGGGCCAGTGCACCAAGGACCTGGAGCCGGCGCAGATCCCGGTGCCCGAACGCTGA
- a CDS encoding ABC transporter ATP-binding protein: MGIEVVVEGLTKSFGKQNIWQDVTLTLPAGEVSVMLGPSGTGKTVFLKSLIGLLKPEHGRVLINGVDMVNGPERDIFETRKLFGLMFQDGALFGSMSLFDNIAFPLREHTRKKESEIRRVVMERIEVVGLLGAEGKLPGEISGGMRKRAGLARALVLDPQIILCDEPDSGLDPVRTAYISQLLIDLNAQIDATMLIVTHNLDIAATVPDNMGMLFRRELVTFGPREVLLTSDEPVVAQFLAARREGPIGMSEEKDAATLAAEAAALPEPDGPREIVPQLEPSPGLPPRRAVLRRRERVLGMLDRLPPAARAAIERTYAASGTAGLTLPTGGSGS; this comes from the coding sequence ATGGGAATCGAAGTGGTGGTCGAGGGTCTGACCAAGTCCTTCGGCAAGCAGAACATCTGGCAGGATGTGACCCTCACCCTTCCGGCCGGGGAAGTCAGTGTGATGCTGGGGCCCTCCGGAACCGGAAAGACCGTCTTCCTGAAGTCGCTCATCGGGCTCCTCAAGCCGGAGCACGGCCGTGTCCTCATCAATGGGGTGGACATGGTCAACGGCCCGGAACGCGACATCTTCGAGACCCGGAAACTCTTCGGCCTCATGTTCCAGGACGGCGCCCTCTTCGGCTCCATGTCCCTTTTCGACAACATCGCCTTCCCGCTGCGCGAGCACACCCGCAAGAAGGAGTCCGAGATCCGCCGCGTCGTCATGGAGCGGATCGAGGTCGTCGGCCTGCTCGGCGCCGAGGGCAAGCTGCCCGGCGAGATCAGCGGCGGCATGCGCAAACGCGCCGGGCTGGCCCGCGCGCTGGTCCTGGACCCGCAGATCATCCTGTGCGACGAACCGGACTCCGGCCTGGACCCGGTGCGCACCGCCTACATCTCGCAACTGCTGATCGACCTGAACGCGCAGATCGACGCGACGATGCTGATCGTCACCCACAACCTCGACATCGCCGCCACCGTCCCGGACAACATGGGCATGCTCTTCCGGCGCGAACTGGTCACCTTCGGGCCCCGCGAGGTGCTGCTCACCAGCGACGAACCCGTGGTCGCCCAGTTCCTCGCCGCCCGGCGTGAGGGGCCCATCGGCATGTCCGAGGAGAAGGACGCCGCCACCCTCGCCGCCGAGGCCGCCGCCCTGCCGGAGCCGGACGGACCGCGCGAGATCGTCCCGCAGCTCGAACCGTCCCCCGGACTGCCGCCGCGCCGCGCCGTCCTGCGGCGCCGCGAACGGGTCCTGGGGATGCTCGACCGGCTGCCGCCCGCCGCCCGCGCCGCCATCGAGCGCACCTACGCCGCCTCGGGCACGGCCGGTCTCACGCTGCCCACCGGCGGGAGCGGCTCGTGA
- a CDS encoding MlaE family ABC transporter permease: MITGALRQTGRLFALAAEVGRAIFRRPFQFREFIEQFWFLASVTILPAALVSIPFGAVIALQVGSLTQQLGAQSFTGGASVLAVVQQASPLIVALLISGAGGSAICADLGSRTIREELDAMEVMGVSPVQRLVVPRVLAAMGVAVLLNGLVSVVGILGGYFFNVYLQDGTPGAYLSSFSSLAQLPDLYVSELKALVFGFIAGIVAAYRGLNPRGGPKGVGDAVNQSVVITFLLLFFVNMVMTGVYLQIVPPKGG; encoded by the coding sequence GTGATCACCGGTGCCCTGCGGCAGACCGGCCGGCTCTTCGCACTCGCGGCGGAGGTCGGCCGGGCCATCTTCAGACGGCCCTTCCAGTTCCGCGAGTTCATCGAGCAGTTCTGGTTCCTGGCCAGCGTCACCATCCTGCCCGCCGCCCTCGTGTCCATCCCGTTCGGCGCGGTGATCGCCCTCCAGGTCGGCTCGCTCACCCAGCAGCTCGGCGCGCAGTCCTTCACCGGCGGCGCCAGCGTGCTCGCCGTGGTGCAGCAGGCCAGCCCGCTCATCGTGGCGCTGCTGATCTCCGGCGCCGGCGGCTCCGCGATCTGCGCCGACCTCGGCTCGCGCACCATCCGCGAGGAGCTGGACGCCATGGAGGTCATGGGCGTCTCCCCGGTGCAGCGCCTGGTCGTCCCGCGCGTGCTCGCCGCCATGGGCGTGGCCGTCCTGCTCAACGGACTGGTCTCCGTGGTCGGCATCCTCGGCGGCTACTTCTTCAACGTGTACCTCCAGGACGGCACCCCCGGCGCCTACCTGTCCAGCTTCTCCTCGCTCGCCCAGCTCCCCGACCTGTACGTCAGCGAACTCAAGGCGCTCGTCTTCGGGTTCATCGCGGGCATCGTCGCCGCCTACCGCGGGCTCAACCCGCGCGGCGGCCCCAAGGGCGTGGGCGACGCCGTCAACCAGTCCGTCGTCATCACCTTCCTCCTGCTCTTCTTCGTCAACATGGTGATGACGGGCGTCTACCTCCAGATCGTCCCGCCGAAGGGAGGCTGA
- a CDS encoding MlaE family ABC transporter permease: protein MASPLVWLDRSGDQLLFYLRSLLWIPRTLRRYLKEVQRLLAEVVFGTGGLGVIGGTIGVMIAMTLFTGTVVGLQGYAALDQIGTAAFTGFVSAYFNTREIAPLVAGLALSATVGAGFTAQLGAMRINEEVDALEGMGIRSLPYLVTTRIIAGVVAIIPLYAIGLLSSYLASRYVTVLFKGQSRGTYDHYFGLFLSPTDVLLSVLKVLIFSVMVIIAHCYYGYRATGGPAGVGVAVGRSVRNAIVLIGVTDFFLSLALWGATTTVKVAG from the coding sequence GTGGCCTCCCCGCTCGTCTGGCTCGACCGCTCCGGCGACCAGCTCCTGTTCTATCTGCGCTCCCTGCTGTGGATCCCGCGCACCCTGCGCCGCTACCTCAAGGAGGTGCAGCGGCTGCTCGCCGAGGTCGTCTTCGGCACCGGCGGCCTCGGCGTCATCGGCGGCACCATCGGCGTGATGATCGCGATGACCCTGTTCACCGGGACCGTCGTCGGCCTCCAGGGCTACGCCGCCTTGGACCAGATCGGCACCGCCGCGTTCACCGGGTTCGTCTCCGCCTACTTCAACACCCGCGAGATCGCCCCGCTGGTGGCCGGGCTCGCGCTGTCCGCGACGGTCGGCGCCGGCTTCACCGCCCAGCTCGGCGCCATGCGCATCAACGAGGAGGTGGACGCCCTCGAAGGCATGGGCATCCGCTCCCTGCCCTACCTGGTCACCACCCGCATCATCGCCGGGGTCGTCGCGATCATCCCGCTCTACGCGATCGGGCTGCTCTCCTCCTACCTGGCCTCCCGCTACGTCACCGTCCTGTTCAAGGGCCAGTCCCGGGGCACCTACGACCACTACTTCGGGCTGTTCCTGTCGCCCACGGACGTCCTGCTGTCCGTGCTGAAGGTGCTCATCTTCAGCGTGATGGTGATCATCGCCCACTGCTACTACGGCTACCGCGCCACCGGCGGCCCCGCCGGTGTCGGTGTCGCCGTGGGCCGCTCGGTGCGCAACGCCATCGTGCTGATCGGCGTCACCGACTTCTTCCTCTCGCTGGCCCTGTGGGGCGCCACGACGACCGTGAAGGTGGCGGGGTGA
- a CDS encoding MCE family protein produces MSRPSTGTLSQRLAGVVFLVVPALLIWLAVAVYDKQFTDSDPVVVETGSVGNEMHLGAEVKLRGVVVGEVRSIEPTDHGARLTLALRPGVLSDIPSDVSAQMLPTTLFGARFVALVPPAHPSSTPLTAGATIPQDRSANAVELQQVLDNVLPMLTAVQPQKLSATLSAVSQALQGRGAKLGDTLTQLDAHLKEFNPDLPALNRDLKELVKVSQVYADAAPDIVTALTDFTTTTGTLAEKDADLAGTLGATTRTAEDLTSFLRQNKDNIIRLSATSKPTLRLLSEYSSSFPCTLRTLADFVPRMDKALGKGTDRPGLHVDVTTVPSRGAYVPGRDTPSYDASGGPHCYPVPYLGVPARPAAQVAATARQDLGPANSPQENDLVNELLAPATGKPSADLPDWSSLLAGPALRGAEVTLK; encoded by the coding sequence ATGAGCAGACCCAGCACCGGCACACTGAGCCAGAGGCTGGCCGGGGTGGTGTTCCTCGTGGTGCCCGCCCTGCTGATCTGGCTCGCCGTCGCCGTCTACGACAAGCAGTTCACCGACTCCGACCCGGTCGTCGTGGAGACCGGCAGCGTCGGCAACGAGATGCACCTGGGCGCCGAGGTGAAGCTGCGCGGCGTCGTCGTCGGCGAGGTCCGCTCCATCGAACCCACCGACCACGGTGCCCGGCTCACCCTCGCGCTGCGGCCCGGCGTCCTGAGCGACATCCCCTCCGACGTGAGCGCGCAGATGCTGCCCACCACCCTGTTCGGCGCCCGGTTCGTCGCCCTGGTCCCGCCCGCGCACCCCTCCTCCACCCCGCTGACCGCCGGCGCGACCATCCCGCAGGACCGCTCGGCCAACGCCGTCGAACTCCAGCAGGTGCTGGACAACGTGCTGCCCATGCTGACCGCCGTCCAGCCGCAGAAGCTCTCCGCCACCCTGTCCGCCGTCTCCCAGGCGCTCCAGGGCCGGGGCGCGAAACTCGGCGACACGCTCACGCAACTCGACGCGCACCTGAAGGAGTTCAACCCGGACCTGCCCGCCCTCAACCGCGATCTGAAGGAACTCGTCAAGGTCAGCCAGGTCTACGCCGACGCGGCCCCGGACATCGTCACCGCGCTCACCGACTTCACCACCACCACCGGCACCCTGGCCGAGAAGGACGCCGACCTGGCCGGCACCCTCGGCGCCACCACCCGCACCGCCGAGGACCTGACCTCCTTCCTGCGGCAGAACAAGGACAACATCATCCGGCTCAGCGCGACCTCCAAGCCCACCCTGCGGCTGCTCTCCGAGTACTCCTCGTCCTTCCCGTGCACCCTGCGCACCCTCGCCGACTTCGTGCCCCGGATGGACAAGGCCCTCGGCAAGGGCACCGACCGGCCCGGCCTGCACGTCGACGTCACCACCGTCCCCTCGCGCGGCGCCTACGTCCCCGGCCGCGACACCCCCTCCTACGACGCCTCCGGCGGCCCGCACTGCTACCCGGTGCCCTACCTCGGCGTACCCGCGCGGCCCGCCGCACAGGTCGCGGCCACCGCGCGGCAGGACCTCGGACCCGCCAACTCCCCGCAGGAGAACGACCTCGTCAACGAGCTCCTCGCCCCGGCCACCGGCAAGCCGTCCGCCGACCTGCCCGACTGGAGCAGCCTGCTCGCCGGTCCCGCCCTGCGCGGCGCGGAGGTGACCCTGAAATGA
- a CDS encoding MCE family protein, giving the protein MTSPRSAHTRRRPLTGPVLKSLVFVLVTALATTVLGLSVANRGVGDGTRSYKALFTDVTGLVDGDSVRVSGVKVGEVTDIRVVNRRTAQITFSVRDDRTLPRSTTAAVKYLNMVGQRYIALDQGSGDIDGTLGAGDTIALDHTAPALDLTLLFNGFKPLFEGLSPKDVNELAGSIVQVLQGEGGTVDSLIRHIGSLSTTVAAKDRVIGAVVKNLNTVLTTLNEREAGFDTLVDTLRRLVSGFNDDRKPLGRAVAAMGDLTTVTAGLLQDGRAPLKQDIRELGRLSGNLGDATGQIQDFLAKSPAKMTALARLSSYGSWFNLYLCEARVSGVSTSDGSKPPTGIAVTEPRCGA; this is encoded by the coding sequence ATGACGTCCCCGCGCAGCGCGCACACCCGGCGCCGCCCGCTGACCGGCCCCGTGCTGAAGTCCCTCGTCTTCGTCCTGGTCACCGCGCTGGCCACCACCGTCCTCGGACTGAGCGTCGCCAACCGGGGCGTCGGCGACGGCACCCGCTCCTACAAAGCGCTGTTCACCGACGTCACCGGACTCGTCGACGGCGACAGCGTGCGCGTATCCGGGGTGAAGGTCGGCGAGGTCACCGACATCCGCGTGGTGAACCGGCGCACCGCCCAGATCACCTTCAGCGTCCGCGACGACCGCACCCTGCCCCGCTCCACGACGGCAGCCGTGAAATACCTCAACATGGTCGGCCAGCGCTACATCGCCCTCGACCAGGGCAGCGGCGACATCGACGGCACCCTCGGGGCCGGCGACACCATCGCGCTGGACCACACCGCGCCCGCCCTCGACCTGACGCTGCTCTTCAACGGCTTCAAGCCGCTGTTCGAAGGGCTCTCCCCGAAGGACGTCAACGAACTCGCCGGCTCGATCGTGCAGGTCCTCCAGGGCGAGGGCGGCACCGTCGACAGCCTGATCCGGCACATCGGCTCGCTCAGCACCACCGTCGCCGCCAAGGACCGGGTCATCGGCGCCGTGGTGAAGAACCTCAACACCGTGCTGACCACCCTCAACGAACGCGAGGCCGGCTTCGACACCCTCGTCGACACCCTCCGCCGGCTCGTCAGCGGCTTCAACGACGACCGCAAGCCGCTGGGCCGGGCCGTCGCCGCCATGGGCGATCTGACCACCGTCACCGCAGGACTCCTCCAGGACGGACGCGCCCCCCTCAAGCAGGACATCCGCGAACTGGGCCGGCTCTCCGGCAACCTGGGCGACGCCACCGGGCAGATCCAGGACTTCCTGGCCAAGAGCCCCGCCAAGATGACCGCCCTGGCCCGGCTGTCCTCCTACGGATCCTGGTTCAACCTCTACCTCTGCGAGGCGCGCGTGAGCGGAGTCAGCACCTCCGACGGCTCGAAGCCGCCCACCGGCATCGCCGTCACGGAACCGAGGTGCGGCGCATGA
- a CDS encoding MCE family protein: protein MTLLNRPRPVERDTAPRRARRPLFKPVKERNPIAVALVGLFLLALLTVFAYNADRLPLIGGGTTYSADFSEAAGLDKGDEVRIAGVKVGKVTGVALDRGRVKVTFETKNAWIGDRTTAAIAIKTLLGDKYLALDPLGTDRQDPGDRIPLSRTTSPYDVTQAFQDLSSTVDEIDTQQLAKSFETISQTFKDSPPAVRNAATGLSALSRSVSKRDAELSQLLKGSARFTQTLKDKKSSFETLIEDGGSLLGELQDRRDAIRALLTGSRALATQLSGLVQDNDKQLGPTLKALGRVTDVLAANNTQLDRTLALVGPYYRLVGNTLGNGRWFDSYLCGVVPRDYLPAGSQPATGCMPPEQSAQNRGSGQ from the coding sequence ATGACCCTCCTGAACCGCCCCCGCCCCGTCGAGCGGGACACCGCACCGCGCCGCGCCCGCCGGCCCCTGTTCAAGCCCGTCAAGGAACGCAACCCGATCGCCGTCGCCCTGGTCGGACTGTTCCTGCTGGCCCTGCTCACCGTCTTCGCCTACAACGCCGACCGGCTGCCCCTCATCGGCGGCGGCACCACCTACAGCGCCGACTTCAGCGAGGCCGCCGGACTCGACAAGGGCGACGAGGTGCGCATCGCCGGCGTCAAGGTCGGAAAGGTCACCGGGGTCGCCCTGGACCGCGGCAGGGTGAAGGTCACCTTCGAGACCAAGAACGCCTGGATCGGCGACCGCACCACCGCCGCCATCGCCATCAAGACCCTGCTCGGCGACAAGTACCTGGCGCTCGACCCGCTGGGCACCGACCGCCAGGACCCCGGCGACCGCATCCCGCTCTCCCGCACCACCTCCCCCTACGACGTCACCCAGGCGTTCCAGGACCTCAGCTCCACCGTGGACGAGATCGACACCCAGCAGCTCGCCAAGAGCTTCGAGACCATCTCGCAGACCTTCAAGGACTCGCCGCCCGCCGTGCGCAACGCCGCCACCGGCCTGTCCGCCCTGTCCAGGTCGGTCTCCAAGCGCGACGCCGAACTCTCCCAGCTCCTGAAGGGCAGCGCCCGCTTCACCCAGACCCTGAAGGACAAGAAGTCCAGCTTCGAGACGCTCATCGAGGACGGCGGCTCCCTGCTCGGCGAGCTCCAGGACCGCCGCGACGCCATCCGCGCCCTGCTCACCGGCAGCAGGGCACTGGCCACCCAGCTCAGCGGCCTCGTCCAGGACAACGACAAACAGCTCGGGCCCACCCTCAAGGCACTCGGCCGCGTCACCGACGTACTGGCCGCGAACAACACCCAGCTCGACCGGACCCTCGCCCTGGTCGGCCCGTACTACCGGCTCGTCGGCAACACCCTCGGCAACGGACGCTGGTTCGACAGCTATCTGTGCGGAGTCGTCCCGCGCGACTACCTGCCCGCCGGGTCCCAGCCCGCCACCGGATGCATGCCGCCCGAGCAGTCCGCGCAGAACCGGGGGAGCGGTCAGTGA
- a CDS encoding MCE family protein: MSKRSRLLAAAVALVVVAAGLAVARVLDSGGTRVTAYFDRAVGIYAGSDLRILGVRAGEVTSVRPQGTQVRVELELDDGIQVPKGAHAVIVAPSVVADRFVQLTPAYRSGAALSDGAVLPASGNRTPVEIDQLYASLTDLSKALGPDGANSTGALSDLLKTGAANLNGNGKAIGDSIEQFGKAAKTLNGSSDDLFASLGRLQTFTTMLKDKDADVRTAQERLDTVVSFFADNKNDLAGALAELGKALGQVKQFIQDNRGELKKNVDKLVPLTQTLVRQRASLAEALDVAPLAASNVVGAYDPDHRSLDGRANLNEISMGGPLLPLPATGGAAATDGAAGKGER, encoded by the coding sequence ATGAGCAAGCGCAGCAGACTCCTCGCCGCGGCCGTCGCCCTGGTGGTCGTCGCGGCCGGCCTCGCCGTCGCCCGCGTCCTGGACTCCGGCGGCACCCGCGTCACCGCCTACTTCGACCGCGCGGTCGGCATCTACGCAGGCTCCGACCTGCGCATCCTCGGCGTGCGGGCGGGCGAGGTGACGTCCGTGCGGCCGCAGGGCACCCAGGTGCGGGTCGAACTCGAACTCGACGACGGCATCCAGGTCCCCAAGGGCGCGCACGCCGTGATCGTGGCGCCCAGCGTCGTCGCCGACCGGTTCGTGCAGCTCACCCCCGCCTACCGGTCCGGGGCCGCCCTCTCCGACGGGGCCGTGCTGCCCGCCTCCGGCAACCGCACCCCCGTCGAGATCGACCAGCTCTACGCCTCCCTCACCGACCTCAGCAAGGCGCTCGGCCCCGACGGCGCCAACTCCACCGGCGCCCTGTCCGACCTGCTGAAGACCGGCGCGGCCAACCTGAACGGCAACGGCAAGGCCATCGGCGACAGCATCGAGCAGTTCGGCAAGGCCGCCAAGACGCTCAACGGCTCCAGCGACGACCTGTTCGCCAGCCTCGGCAGGCTCCAGACCTTCACCACCATGCTCAAGGACAAGGACGCCGACGTCCGCACCGCCCAGGAGCGCCTGGACACCGTCGTCAGCTTCTTCGCCGACAACAAGAACGACCTCGCCGGAGCGCTCGCCGAACTCGGCAAGGCCCTCGGACAGGTCAAGCAGTTCATCCAGGACAACCGGGGCGAACTGAAGAAGAACGTCGACAAGCTGGTGCCCCTCACCCAGACCCTGGTACGGCAGCGGGCCTCGCTCGCCGAGGCCCTGGACGTCGCGCCGCTGGCCGCGAGCAACGTCGTGGGCGCCTACGACCCCGACCACCGCAGCCTCGACGGCCGGGCCAACCTCAACGAGATCAGCATGGGCGGCCCGCTGCTGCCGCTGCCCGCCACCGGCGGCGCAGCGGCCACGGACGGCGCCGCGGGGAAGGGGGAGCGATGA